The following is a genomic window from Pochonia chlamydosporia 170 chromosome Unknown PCv3seq00017, whole genome shotgun sequence.
CCAACCAATTCGCTTCGACCGTGTAGAGAAGTAACCTGTAGAACAATAGGGTGTACTGCATGGCGGTGCCACAGGAGATGCCAGGTGCCCAAAGATCTGCGTGGTGGACAAAGTATGGTGTTGTACAGGCTTGATGCTGGATTCTTTTACTGCACTGTGTAATGTTTGGAGTGGCGTAGTGTAATATCTGAATGCCGGAGTCAAAATGTTACATGCAGCCCAGCTACTGACTTATAATAACGATGGAGTACCGTATAATACTTGAGAAACAAAGCTTGCTCTTCCCGAAATCTTGGACGTGCAAAGCGACTGGTGCGGATCAGGCACATTTCCCTGGCTTTGAAGAACGCAGACTAATGGAGTGGGTGTTGTTCTCTTACAGGGGTCACTGCTGGAGACAGTTGCGGCTGGTATCCGACGGATAAAGCCGTGCAGATCGCGTGCCTGACTAGATGTACACAAATGATAATGGGATCCTACAGGCTGGGGAGGTTTAACATGGTTGCGTAACGTTACTCTTTGCGCTTTGAACTCTACCGAGGCAATCCGCGATGTCGAATGGCTTTGATGCTtggagcaacattgaaaagatGGGCAGCGTGGACCCATCtgttgccaaagttggaAGTTCGTATGTTGTGGAAAGTTGCAGTGCGTCGTTATATAAGATATCATGGTACGCCAGACTAGAGGACCTACCAaaaacatcttcatcatAAACGCAAACGAAACCTTAACTAATTGGGAACCTTTACACCATAGCTCATCATGGCGTGGAAGGGACTCATCGCCATGGCGGTTCTCGCACTCCAGCCGGTCTATGCTCTGTGGCCAATTCCGCAGGAAGTCTCGACGGGCAGTGATGTCCTCTTTATTAACAAGAACATCAAAGTGACGTACAACGGAGCGTTAGTAAATTGGAAATCAGGCAACACTCAGAGTAAGAGAAACTTCAGAGCTAAGAACCTGGCGATACGGTCCAATGACACTACGCCTATGACAAGTTCACAGATTGTTCAAAACGGTGTCTCCCGCGCAATGAAAACCATCTTCGACCAAGGTTTCGTGCCATGGATGCTCAATGAGCCCGGCTCAGATTACGAGCCTTCCATCTACGGAGGGAAAGCCACAGTCACATCGCTCAGCATCACCCAGACGAGCAATAGCAACAACTCAACGCCCATAATAGGGTCCATCGACGAGACCTACTTTCTCAGCCTTAGCGTATCCGGCGACGCAACTATTAAGGCCAACTCCTCGACGGGAGTCCTTCACGGTTTAGAGACATTCACACAACTCTTCTACAAGCATAGCTCTGGCTCCAATTGGTACACGAACCACGCGCCAGTCTCAATCCAGGACGCTCCAAAATTCCCGTATCGTGGGCTCCTCCTCGACACCGGACGCCACTTCTATCCTGTCGAAGACATTAAGCGCACCATCGACGGGATAgccatgaacaagatgaatATCCTTCACTGGCACGTCACAGAAACGCAATCATGGCCACTGGAAATCCCCGCGCTGCCCAAGCTTGCCGAGGCAGGCCGCTACGCGCCAGGTTTAACATATTCACCCGACGACGTCGCCTCAGTTCTCAAATACGGCATGGCCAGAGGAGTTCAAGTTATTCTCGAAATCGACATGCCAGGCCACCAGATGGCTGGCAAGGCCTACCCTGATGTTGGTGTAGCCTACCAAGCCAAGCCTTGGAGCACTTACTGCGCAGAGCCGCCCTGCGGTGCCCTTCGTCTCAACAGTACCGCTACCAAGCAGTTTGTCAACATGCTCTTCGACGATTTGTTGCCGCGGCTGAAGCCCTACGCGGCATACTTCCACACCGGCGGCGATGAATACAAGGCAGCTAACTCACTGCTTGACCCGGCCCTAAAGACAGACGATGTAGCCGTTCTGCAACCATTGCTACAGGCATTCTTAGATCACGCGCACGGCGCCGTTCGGAAACATGACTTTGTCCCAATTGTGTGGGAGGAGATGGTTGGCCAGTGGAACGCAACTGTTGGGAACGATACCATTGTGCAGACTTGGTTCGGCGATACGTTGAAGCAGTATGCCGAGGCAGGCCACAGGGTCATTGATTCGAACGCCAAAGTTTATGTACGTTTCCCTGCAATTATGGCGTGAAGATACTAACTGGGTGTAGTACCTTGATTGCGGCCGCGGCGCCTGGATCGATGGCGCGGTTGCGCCTTACAGCGACTGGTGTCCGCCCGCAAAGCCCTGGCAGCTCATCTACACGCATAACCCGGTTGATGGACTGTCCAGCGATGCGGCGAAGAACGTCATTGGCGGTGAGGTAGCTATATGGTCTGAGAATATTGATTCCGCCGCGCTAGATACCCTGgcttggccaaggagcagCGCTGCTGCCGAAAGCTGGTGGTCTGGCGTCACGGATAGCCGTGGTAATGCTCGCAATCTGTCCTCCGCACGGCCAAGGCTCTCGGAAATGAGAGCTCGTATGATGGCGAGAGGGGTGAAGGGGGCGGCTGTTACTACCGGATATTGTGAGCAGATGCCGTATGGGGCTTGTGTGTGAGCTTGTGGTAATAGCAGGGAAATGTGCATGATAGAAACCAACTAGAGTGCTACTTTCTTATACTTTGAACACCATAGTCTGTTAATATCTTACAACAGTAGTGGATCGGAGCAATGGATTAAGTCCTGCTATTCCACAAGAACCACGCAAACGAGCTCCCGAGGATTATTAGTGTGCGCCACCTTCCAAGTATGGCAGGTGGCTTCGGTTGTGACGGTAACGGCTTGGCATCTGAATTGAGGTTATTACATGCTTCTACGCCATGGCCACGGAATAGTTTCCTTGAATCACTGTTCTGGGAGGACGTTGAGTGAGGTATACGGTGCATACTCCTCAGGCTTACTTGACAGGTCAACATTCCTCCCACCCTCCCCCTACATTTGAGGAGCTTCGAGTAACCTGACTGAACTTACGTCCAAGACCAAAAGGGCCAATACAGCCAGCTTAATAAAACCAGGATGGAAGATCACTTCTGTTTTAGACCATTGTACCATACTGAGCAAAAAGGCTCCTGATGATTCAACGGCCGGTAGACAATCGTGATTATGCACCTAGAGACGTTACACGTGGACCACGAATAGTGTTCGTTCCGCATGTCAGTTTTGTGGACTGCAGCTTTTTGACCCGAGAATTTCTTTCTTCCGAGACAGCATCGCATTGCGTACTAACTCAAGTTGTTGTTCTTTTGCCCTAGTTCTATGAATCATAAATGCTTGGAGCTCTCGCCTTTCCTGGCGTACTAGAGGCTGTTTACTTGAATCTTCTTAACTACCTAGGAGTCCCCTCAATTTTGCAGTAGCACATGCTCGCTACTTCATTGCCGCAAATAGTAATAGCTCGAGCGCGCGATTGGGCCGCTTCTTAAGCAGGCTTCTTCTGCTACAGCCATCTCTTCAAACACGTAGTCTCAGACGACCAACTTACACCAGCAGGGATAACAACCAGTGTTGTGTTAGACGTACATCAATATAGAAAATTGTCCCTAGTTAAGCCACGctgctctttttcttgtctttcccTGTTTGTTTTTTAGGTGTTAAAAGCGGAAGGTGTGAAAGGTTTGCGGGGAATTCATCAAAATTTCACCTCGAGTCATGACTACCACCGCAGCACAATTTACTAATGCGGGGAGACGGCCGGACCACTCTACCACATTATGCTCCCAAAGTGATTCCTAGTATGAGTATAGTTGATTATCACAGATTGGCTTGGTTGAGGCTTATTCCTTCTGTAACGTAGCATGTGTAACACCGGCACGAAACTCTTGAGATACTTTAATATGAGAAAGATGCAGTTTAAATATTCTAGCGGAGTATCTAATGCAGCTCACATTATCTCAATAAGTCGATACGAGTATGACACCATGTCTCTAGTCCGTAGATTTCTCCTCTGTGGAGCACTGTTGTTTTCTTCGTGCCTTTCAGAGCAACCTCCGTCTCTCGATGGTATTCACAACTTTGCTAATCGACTTTTCGATGGACAAGCCgactccttcttctttgagcTCACGGGAGACCACAAATTGTGGTCTCGCTGGAATCAACCCGTGAATGATAATTATACTGTTTTTGAGGATGGCAGCGGGAAGATTCGGGTGCAAGGTACTACGGTAAACGCCTTAGCACGTGGGTATGTTTGATATCTCCCTGATCACTAGGCCCACGAAGATCGGACCAATGATGAAAATGCTCAATCTCTAACATCTGTAGCCTTCGACATTATGCCAACGACATCCTTCAACTCGACGAGTTTTGGTTCTTGGATAGGCCCCAAGTACCCAAACCACTGCCTCGGCCAAAGCTTACATTGACTGGAGCTAGCGTTGTCCCATGGAGATATAATCTTAACACTGGTACGAATTAACTTTTTGCGTCTCGATTAAATAATTTCCTAAGCTAACCCAAGTGCAGTTACATTTTCATACACATTTGCTTGGTATACATGGGACGAGTGGGAGAAACTCCTTGACTGGGCGGCATGGCGCGGCATTAATTTGCAGCTCGCATGGGTTGGCTATGAGAAAATATTCCTAGATAGCTTCCGCGATCTAGGAATGACTACCGATGAGATTCTAGCCTTTTTTAGCGGTCCAGCTTTCCAGGCGTGGAACAGGTTTGGAAACATTAAAGGATCATGGGGTGGGATGGGCAATCTCACTGTCTCTTGGATTGAGTCACAGTTTTCCATGCAGAAAAAGATAATTGCTCGCATGGTTGAGTTGGGAATTACTCCGGTCCTGCCGGCCTTCCCTGGATTCGTTCCGGATGCCATAACTCGCATACGTCCCAACGCATCCGTCACACGAGCACCCAACTGGCTGCGGGTGGATGGCTACAGCCAAGACTATTTTCTAGATCCCCTCGATTCGATATACGCAGAGCTGCAGCACTTGTTTGTGTCGAAACAGATTAAAGCATTTGGAAATATTACTAGTTTTTACACGCTAGACCAGTTCAACGAAATGACGCCCGGATCTAGTAACACCGATTACATCCGCAACGTGTCTAGGGCGACGTACCGTGGACTTACAGCAGCAAACCCTTCCGCTGTTTGGCTGATGCAAGGCTGGTTGTTCTATAGCAGCTCAGGGTTCTGGACACAACAGACTATTGATGCATACTTGGATGGCATCGGGGAGAAGTCCAATGCATTAATCTTGGATCTCTATTCTGAGAACTATCCCCAGTGGCAGCGCACTAAGAGCTTCTCTGGCAGGCCTTGGATCTGGTGCCAGCTGCACAACTTTGGCGGAAATATGAACCTTTTTGGCCAGATATCCAAGATCACCAAGGGACCAATCTCAGCGTTGGCGGAATCTGATACATTGGTTGGTTTTGGACTAACGCCAGAAGGATATGAAGGTAATGAGGTTGTATACGATATCCTCCTCGATCAGGCGTGGTCTGCATCTCCCATTGACACGAAGGATTATTTTCGCAAGTGGACAACACTGCGATATGGCGCTATAAAAGCACTGCCAAAATCTCTCTTTAAGGCTTGGGATATTTTGAGACAATACATCTATGATTCCACTAACCCGGACATACCGTCgactggtgttggtgtttaCCAGCTGCAACCCAACCTGCGTGGACTCGTGAACCGGACTGGCCACTGGCCCGCCCCAACAGCGCTACACTACGACCCGGACATGCTCAAGAAGGTATTGGGCTTAATGCTGCAGGCCGTGGCCGATAAACGGTCATTGGGAAACGCCGCAGCTTTCCAACTCGACCTGGTTGACGTGACCAGACAAGTGATGACGAATGCGTTCGACGACATGTACTTGGACCTCATCAGCACATACAATAGGAGTGTGGTGAGCAATAACACAGCGGGCTCTTCGCGAGGGCCGGCATTAATTgccaaaaagggcaaaagaCTCCTCGATTTTCTTGATGCTCTAGACTTTGTTCTCTCAACGCAGGAACACTTTACATTTGACAAGTGGCTCTATAGCGCCAGGGACTTAGCCCAAAGCCCCCAAGAGGTAGACCTCAACACATTTAATGCTCGCAGCCAGGTAACTGTATGGAACTGGGACGCGCCGTTTTTGAATGATTATTCTGCCAGGGCCTGGAGTGGCCTGATTAAATCCTACTACTATCAGCGGTGGGCGATTTTTATCAAGGGTCTTGAAGATGCTCTGAGGAATGGTGTATTGGATGAAAAAGCATTAAATCAGAAGATTCGTATGTTTGAGAGGGACTGGCAGTACATGGGCTCGACGGACTCTAGGCAAGCAAAGTCCACCGCCTTAAGTTCATTGCAGCAAGTAATAAAGCAGTGGCCGGATGTATTTAAAATGATCGTCTGAGATGTCAGGCTTTTATATCAGATCTGTTTCTAACGACTATCTGTTAGATAACTCTAACTTGACTCCCCCTCGCACTTAAAAAGAACTATTGCTTGCATTACGTATATCGAGCCTCCAGATGACAGCAGTCATGTAGGCTCCCGCTGACCGTGCAGGATGTtgctacctacctaggtacccagATAACAAGGGAACAAGGGTACAGTACGCGGG
Proteins encoded in this region:
- a CDS encoding glycoside hydrolase family 20 (similar to Nectria haematococca mpVI 77-13-4 XP_003054100.1); this translates as MAWKGLIAMAVLALQPVYALWPIPQEVSTGSDVLFINKNIKVTYNGALVNWKSGNTQSKRNFRAKNLAIRSNDTTPMTSSQIVQNGVSRAMKTIFDQGFVPWMLNEPGSDYEPSIYGGKATVTSLSITQTSNSNNSTPIIGSIDETYFLSLSVSGDATIKANSSTGVLHGLETFTQLFYKHSSGSNWYTNHAPVSIQDAPKFPYRGLLLDTGRHFYPVEDIKRTIDGIAMNKMNILHWHVTETQSWPLEIPALPKLAEAGRYAPGLTYSPDDVASVLKYGMARGVQVILEIDMPGHQMAGKAYPDVGVAYQAKPWSTYCAEPPCGALRLNSTATKQFVNMLFDDLLPRLKPYAAYFHTGGDEYKAANSLLDPALKTDDVAVLQPLLQAFLDHAHGAVRKHDFVPIVWEEMVGQWNATVGNDTIVQTWFGDTLKQYAEAGHRVIDSNAKVYYLDCGRGAWIDGAVAPYSDWCPPAKPWQLIYTHNPVDGLSSDAAKNVIGGEVAIWSENIDSAALDTLAWPRSSAAAESWWSGVTDSRGNARNLSSARPRLSEMRARMMARGVKGAAVTTGYCEQMPYGACV
- a CDS encoding alpha-N-acetylglucosaminidase (similar to Neosartorya fischeri NRRL 181 XP_001260436.1), whose translation is MSLVRRFLLCGALLFSSCLSEQPPSLDGIHNFANRLFDGQADSFFFELTGDHKLWSRWNQPVNDNYTVFEDGSGKIRVQGTTVNALARGLRHYANDILQLDEFWFLDRPQVPKPLPRPKLTLTGASVVPWRYNLNTVTFSYTFAWYTWDEWEKLLDWAAWRGINLQLAWVGYEKIFLDSFRDLGMTTDEILAFFSGPAFQAWNRFGNIKGSWGGMGNLTVSWIESQFSMQKKIIARMVELGITPVLPAFPGFVPDAITRIRPNASVTRAPNWLRVDGYSQDYFLDPLDSIYAELQHLFVSKQIKAFGNITSFYTLDQFNEMTPGSSNTDYIRNVSRATYRGLTAANPSAVWLMQGWLFYSSSGFWTQQTIDAYLDGIGEKSNALILDLYSENYPQWQRTKSFSGRPWIWCQLHNFGGNMNLFGQISKITKGPISALAESDTLVGFGLTPEGYEGNEVVYDILLDQAWSASPIDTKDYFRKWTTLRYGAIKALPKSLFKAWDILRQYIYDSTNPDIPSTGVGVYQLQPNLRGLVNRTGHWPAPTALHYDPDMLKKVLGLMLQAVADKRSLGNAAAFQLDLVDVTRQVMTNAFDDMYLDLISTYNRSVVSNNTAGSSRGPALIAKKGKRLLDFLDALDFVLSTQEHFTFDKWLYSARDLAQSPQEVDLNTFNARSQVTVWNWDAPFLNDYSARAWSGLIKSYYYQRWAIFIKGLEDALRNGVLDEKALNQKIRMFERDWQYMGSTDSRQAKSTALSSLQQVIKQWPDVFKMIV